Within Sorangiineae bacterium MSr11367, the genomic segment GCGCTGGTCGTCTGCACCGACGTCGCACGCTACGCCATCGGCAGCGCCGGCGAGCCCACCCAAGGTGCGGGCGCCGTGGCCTTGCTCGTCTCGGAGAACCCGCGTCTCGTGGAGCTCGAAGTCGGTGTGACCGGCTCGTACGCGCGGGACGTCCACGACTTCTGGCGGCCGCTCCATTCGAAAGAGGCGGTCGTCGACGGGCACTATTCCGTGCAGTGCTACCTCGATGCGCTGACCGGCGCCTACGAGGCGTGGCGCCATGCATGCGGCACGGACTACAGCGAGCCCATCGCGCGCCGCTGCTACCATGTGCCCTACGGCAAGATGGCCAAAAAGGCGCATCGCCACGTCATGGCGCTCGAGGGCAAGGGCGAGGCGGAGGCCGACGCATCCTACGTCGAGGAGGTGGGGACGTCGCTCCGATTGCCCGCGCAGATCGGCAACGTTTACACGGGCTCGCTTTACTTGGCACTCGCATCGCTGCTCGAGGCGGAGGCATCCCGCATCGAGGGAAAGCGCGTTGCACTTTTCAGCTACGGCTCGGGCTGCACGGCCGAATTTTTCGCGGGGCGCGTGGCCTCCGGTGCCGGGGCATTCTCCCGCGCACTACGACTCGCCGAACCGCTCGAAGGCCGCCGCCGTTACACCATCCCGGAATACGAAGCCATTCGCCGGGCCGACGCGGATGCCGATCGCCGCCCGATCGAGAGCGCGAACTTCGGGGCGGGAACCGTCGCCTTTCTCGGTGTGGAAGGCGAGCGTCGCGTCTACACGGGCTACACGGAGTAAGCGTCACGAAGGCTGGTGGGCCTTCGACGTGCGGGCGCGGTGGGCGATTTCTTCGCTGACCGTGGAAAAGTCCTCCGCCGCCCGCTCCTTTTCACCGCGCAGGTAGGCGCGCAGGCCCTCGGCGGCCACGATGGCCAAGCTCGCGTTGATGCCCCGCTCAGCGAGGTCGACCTGCACGTCGCGGTTCTTGAGAAGCTGGTCGAGCTCGTCGAAGAGATCTTCCAGTTCTTTCTGCTCCCTCGTTCCCATACGTTGGCCATACGCCCGCCGCGCAGCCGCTGCAAGCCGATCGACCCCAGCTTGTCGTATGCTGCGGCGGGCAATGGACCTACGGATCCGCTCCCTCGATCACCTGGACGCGCGCGCCATCACCTTGCCGCATGGCACGGAGGTGGTGACACGCGTCGATCGCGTGGTGCCCACCACCGAGCGGCGCATTCCGCAAGGCACCATCGGCCGCGTCTCACACACGAGCGGCGACGACGTCGACGTGACCATCGTGGGCATCGGCGTGGTGCGCTACGCGCGCTCGGAGCTTTCGCCGCGACGCGTGGGGCAGGCGCTGTTTGCCCAGCGGCGGGCGCACGCCTGGGAGGCCCTCGAGCCGTGCATCGTGCTCGATGCGACGGTGGGATCGCGGGCTTGGGGCCTCGCGGACGAGACCTCGGACGAGGACCATCGCGGCGTCTTCGCGCTGCCGTTTTCGTGGACGCTCGGTCTGGTCGCCCCGCCGGAAGACCTGGTGAGCGCCGACGGAAGTGCGACGTACTGGGCCGCGGGCAAAGCGCTCCGGCAAGCGCTCCGAGCCGATCCGAACACGCTGGAAATGCTCTTCTTGCCCAACGCGCGTGCCGTCGATCCCATCGGCGAATGGCTGCTCGAGGCGCGCGAAGCCTTCGTGTCGGTGGAGATTTACGGGACCTTCGGCCGCTACGCGCTCGGTCAACTGCGCAGGCTCGAACAAGGTTTGCGCCTGGCCGAGCATCGCGGTGCCGTTCTCGATTGGCTGCGCGCCGATCCCGAGCTGACCTTGGACGCCGTGGCGGCGAAGCTCGCGGCCATCTCGACGCGGGCGGCGCCCACGGAGGCCGATCGAATTCACCAGGCCAAGGAGTACGTCAAACAGCTTTATCGGTCGCTGTTCGATCAAGGGCTGCTCGAGGCCAACGAGTTTACGAGCCTGGTCCGATTCGCGCGGGAGGAATCGATCCACCTGGATTTGCCGCGCGAATTGCGTCCGAAGAACGCGTACAATCTGCTACGTTTGCTGGCGACGGCAACGCGCTGGCTGCGTGAAGGACAACCCGTTTTCGAAATGGAGGGCGCACTTCGGGAGCGGCTATTGGCGATCAAGCGAGGACTCGTCCCGCTCCAAGAGGTACTCGCCGAGGCCGATGCGATGACCCCTGATTTGGAATTGGCCAAACGAGAGTCGAAATTGCCGAAGCGCCCGGACATTGCTCGGGCAGATTCGGTCTTACGCCGCATCGGCGAGGAGCTCGCGCGCCGATGGGTGCACCAACAGGATGGGCCGTTCGGCCGCCACGCGCCGACGGCACCGGAGGTCGTATGGAACGAATAGCGGTTTCCCAAGACGTGCTTGCAGCTCTCGATGAAGCGCAACGGCGCGTGATGACGAACGTGCTCGCCGAAGAGGAGTCGCGGCGCGAGCACGTGGTCGTCCTTTTGAGCGGAGCCCACGCCTATGGCTTCCCCTCGCCCGACAGCGATCTCGATTTGAAGGCCATTCACGTCGCCCGCACCGAGGATCTTCTCGGACTGGAGGCACCGCCGCCGACGGTCGATCGCGCCGAATTCATCGACGGTGTGGAAATCGATTACACGTCGAACGAGCTGGCGCATGCCTTGTTCGGGATTCTCGCCGGCAATGGCAACTTCATCGAACGCGTGCTCGGCCGGATGATTGCGCACGAGTCGCCTTTGTTGGCCCAATTGCGCCCCATCGTGCGCGGCGCACTGAGTCGCCGCGTGCACCGCCATTACCGCGGATTCGCGCTCAACCAAAGGCGCTTTCTGGAAAAGGAGCCGACGACGAAGAAGCTGCTCTACGTCCTTCGCACGACGCTCACGGGCATTCATCTCCTCGCCACCGGCGAGCTCGATGCGGACCTCACGCGGCTGATGG encodes:
- a CDS encoding hydroxymethylglutaryl-CoA synthase; this translates as MKRIGIDAIALAVPEGYVELADLAHARSVSPGKFVDGLGVERMAVARAHEDPVALGANAARRLFAMSGADTSRIGLCVVGTETAVDHSKPIAAYLHGLLALPTACRVFEAKHACFGGTAGLLNAVDWIASGSARGRQALVVCTDVARYAIGSAGEPTQGAGAVALLVSENPRLVELEVGVTGSYARDVHDFWRPLHSKEAVVDGHYSVQCYLDALTGAYEAWRHACGTDYSEPIARRCYHVPYGKMAKKAHRHVMALEGKGEAEADASYVEEVGTSLRLPAQIGNVYTGSLYLALASLLEAEASRIEGKRVALFSYGSGCTAEFFAGRVASGAGAFSRALRLAEPLEGRRRYTIPEYEAIRRADADADRRPIESANFGAGTVAFLGVEGERRVYTGYTE
- a CDS encoding nucleotidyltransferase domain-containing protein → MDLRIRSLDHLDARAITLPHGTEVVTRVDRVVPTTERRIPQGTIGRVSHTSGDDVDVTIVGIGVVRYARSELSPRRVGQALFAQRRAHAWEALEPCIVLDATVGSRAWGLADETSDEDHRGVFALPFSWTLGLVAPPEDLVSADGSATYWAAGKALRQALRADPNTLEMLFLPNARAVDPIGEWLLEAREAFVSVEIYGTFGRYALGQLRRLEQGLRLAEHRGAVLDWLRADPELTLDAVAAKLAAISTRAAPTEADRIHQAKEYVKQLYRSLFDQGLLEANEFTSLVRFAREESIHLDLPRELRPKNAYNLLRLLATATRWLREGQPVFEMEGALRERLLAIKRGLVPLQEVLAEADAMTPDLELAKRESKLPKRPDIARADSVLRRIGEELARRWVHQQDGPFGRHAPTAPEVVWNE
- a CDS encoding nucleotidyltransferase domain-containing protein; the protein is MERIAVSQDVLAALDEAQRRVMTNVLAEEESRREHVVVLLSGAHAYGFPSPDSDLDLKAIHVARTEDLLGLEAPPPTVDRAEFIDGVEIDYTSNELAHALFGILAGNGNFIERVLGRMIAHESPLLAQLRPIVRGALSRRVHRHYRGFALNQRRFLEKEPTTKKLLYVLRTTLTGIHLLATGELDADLTRLMARYDLSEAQALVEHKRSGERVGVDMALLDAWQPRIDTLFQKLDTVRDTSPLPEEPSNTEEIRSWLLRVRKEQFSG